The following proteins are encoded in a genomic region of Cataglyphis hispanica isolate Lineage 1 chromosome 1, ULB_Chis1_1.0, whole genome shotgun sequence:
- the LOC126852068 gene encoding J domain-containing protein DDB_G0295729-like isoform X3 has protein sequence MVVSHRESSISSNIRAIIEQLNLNPVERRRLIDKTRQESNTRCKSFPDGIMTVESQTPKISIGVYGCKDRSTEFRVPDCPITMRKIETERSRSKVDTRQKLPMQKKEAPSVCQVKIKAPSTQVEREVKMERVTTNEGKFEGRSIVTIGSFKKNTTFIKDDSRTRSTTLPVSTKILPTGQRIIKREHTTRIDSCTIEDKIADPSGVSIRPLYKIEDCVRSKKTDTATNARIPRASKEHMISKEQTRTEDMIEITRSTKDTVDRTVLVAKEDLPQLESVSLNHTAAHHRISVRPKNRRPPRRTVPTTTSSDVGFSNSSSIPPTIVEDTLDSLEQQKQEQQKQEQQLSQSTTNNGSLSPTEPPSKTVGVIRKSSSRLSRNSDIFEELESRLPRKTSATSLSPDSLDVTTMSQSSAEIATTEEQQQPEIKWITRKPSNRISKGSDVFEELEAKLPRRRSSSNRLSKSPDSLDSAPGCWFSKSTDEAFDKLVEYDEIAKPVASVRRPLLNPISKSTDRVSKSSDSLEAIEPLVSDDSIERRRSFDFRVHKSSKLISKSSENFDVLEQSTCIETEIGQELQKRSSVSDINLSRRRLSKSISKSSESFERIDMSDMKDDVDVEVLLEDDAPKAGGRRTKRMSSESSDNLDGEDRLENRRVRRMPKRMPSTSIVDMIISGDDHERERRPTPTRKPSRLQKSSESSELGSTDTLDSERRNKSSESTETLDSLEKDLEQDRKDEEITDSVDKREKNDSWSSRNVAITDSDQASMGDDTEDSKSLISADNKYYWRQSSEPASKENLGIQQLLAITIMTRMADNGNNQRGSYPKKRQQMSTSQPSSPVAKQEDTKMLFDNLLVNSKNDEDLQNMLNGNISEVSTDTKSFKEKLIMFEKLGK, from the exons ATGGTGGTGTCGCATCGCGAGTCTAGCATATCGTCAAATATACGGGCGATAATCGAGCAACTGAACTTGAACCCGGTGGAGAGAAGACGGCTGATCGACAAGACAAGACAGGAAAGCAATACGCGATGCAAGAGCTTCCCGGACGGTATAATGACGGTGGAGTCGCAAACGCCGAAGATCAGCATCGGCGTTTACGGCTGTAAAGATCGAAGTACGGAATTTAGAGTGCCAGATTGTCCGATTACAATGCGCAAGATCGAGACCGAGCGATCGAGATCGAAGGTGGACACGCGACAGAAGCTCCCGATGCAGAAAAAAGAAGCGCCTTCTGTATGCCAGGTGAAAATAAAAGCGCCTTCCACACAAGTGGAGAGAGAAGTGAAGATGGAACGTGTAACCACAAACGAG GGCAAATTCGAGGGTCGGTCGATAGTGACTATCGGATCCTTTAAAAAGAATACGACCTTTATCAAGGATGATAGCCGAACGAGATCGACGACGCTGCCAGTATCGACGAAGATCCTTCCGACAGGTCAACGGATCATCAAGAGAGAGCATACCACTCGAATCGACTCCTGCACGATCGAG GACAAGATCGCGGATCCATCAGGAGTGTCGATCAGACCACTGTACAAAATTGAAGATTGTGTCAGATCGAAGAAGACAGATACGGCGACGAACGCCAGAATTCCTCGAGCTAGCAAGGAACACATGATTTCGAAGGAACAGACTCGCACCGAGGACATGATCGAG atTACGAGATCAACGAAAGATACGGTCGATCGAACTGTTCTGGTGGCCAAGGAAGATTTAC CACAATTGGAAAGCGTTAGCTTGAACCATACGGCGGCACATCATAGGATTTCTGTGCGTCCGAAGAATCGACGTCCACCACGTCGTACAGTACCAACGACGACATCATCCGATGTCGGCTTTTCCAACTCGTCATCGATACCACCGACTATTGTCGAGGATACTCTAGACAGTTTAGAGCAACAAAAGCAGGAGCAACAAAAACAGGAGCAACAACTATCTCAATCGACGACTAACAATGGTAGTTTGTCACCGACCGAACCACCATCCAAGACTGTTGGCGTGATCAGAAAGTCGTCGAGCCGATTGTCCCGCAACTCTGATATCTTTGAGGAGTTAGAATCGAGGTTACCGAGGAAGACGAGCGCGACCTCGTTGTCGCCAGACAGCCTAGACGTCACGACGATGTCACAGAGCAGCGCGGAAATCGCCACCACCGAGGAACAGCAGCAGCCAGAGATCAAATGGATCACTAGGAAACCATCAAACCGGATATCCAAGGGCTCCGATGTATTCGAGGAACTGGAGGCAAAATTGCCGCGCAGGAGATCTTCGTCGAATCGATTGTCGAAATCGCCAGACAGTCTAGATTCGGCTCCCGGTTGTTGGTTTTCCAAATCCACCGATGAGGCCTTCGACAAACTCGTGGAGTATGACGAAATTGCGAAACCGGTAGCCTCGGTCAGACGACCGTTGCTGAATCCGATCTCGAAGTCCACCGATCGCGTCTCCAAATCGTCGGACAGTCTAGAGGCAATCGAACCGTTGGTAAGCGATGATTCGATTGAGCGACGACGAAGCTTCGATTTCCGAGTGCACAAAAGCTCGAAGTTAATATCTAAATCGTCGGAGAACTTTGACGTGCTCGAGCAAAGCACCTGCATTGAAACAGAGATCGGCCAGGAGCTGCAAAAGAGGAGTAGCGTGTCCGATATTAATCTGTCGCGTCGAAGACTGTCGAAAAGCATTTCCAAGTCGTCCGAGAGCTTCGAGAGGATTGACATGAGCGACATGAAAGATGACGTCGACGTAGAAGTGCTGCTGGAGGATGATGCACCGAAAGCAGGTGGCAGACGGACCAAGAGGATGTCCTCGGAGAGCTCGGACAATCTAGACGGGGAGGATAGGCTAGAGAATAGGAGAGTCAGAAGAATGCCCAAGAGAATGCCAAGCACCAGCATAGTGGATATGATAATTTCTGGGGACgatcacgagagagagaggcgaccGACTCCTACTAGAAAACCGTCAAGGCTTCAAAAGTCTTCCGAGAGTTCGGAACTGGGTAGTACAGATACTCTGGATTCAGAAAGGAGAAATAAGTCGTCGGAGAGTACCGAGACGTTGGACAGTCTGGAGAAGGACTTGGAACAGGACAGAAAAGACGAGGAGATAACGGATAGCGTGGACAagcgtgaaaaaaat GATTCCTGGTCAAGCAGAAATGTGGCAATAACTGATTCTGATCAAGCATCGATGGGAGATGATACTGAGGATTCTAAGTCGCTTATTTCTGCCGACAATAAATACTATTGGCGTCAGTCCTCCGAGCCGGCATCCAAAGAGAATTTGGGGATTCAGCAGTTGTTAGCTATTACCATAATGACCAGGATGGCCGATAACGGTAACAATCAACGCGGTTCCTATCCAAAGAAAAGGCAACAGATGAGCACATCACAACCATCGTCACCCGTAGCCAAGCAGGAGGATACGAAGATGCTCTTCGATAATCTATTAGTGAACAGCAAAAACGATGAGGATCTGCAAAACATGCTCAACGGAAACATATCGGAAGTGTCAACTGATACCAAAAGTTTTAAGGAAAAGCTGATCATGTTCGAGAAACTCGGGAAATGA
- the LOC126852279 gene encoding glucosidase 2 subunit beta — translation MDSHHQASRLVLAMSASLFLLLLATLGHVAGSGVLQIRGIPVAKNSLYRPDRDFECLDGSRLIPFTWINDDYCDCGDSSDEPGTAACANGSFYCENAGHKPAYIPSSWVNDGVCDCCDTSDEYASRAHCVNNCNELGREARLEQQKAEQLARDGNKLRLELVTRGKTIKTEHQSRLVKLRADYAEAELMKKEKEILKTQAEERESLALEKYKPVEPEQQPATEEKPGEEEEELSVSEAEDYFKILDSDSSGTITVAELQTRATFDKNRDGAVSEEEALYFLNDKKEVTLQEFVDIPWANIKPFLMLEQGMFKAAGNKKEDEQQPLDDSDHEREEEDEETETADTEEEEQENEPQEPVVQYDEETQALIDEANSARERFQETVKAVNELQSEIRQLEEKLDRDYGPEEEFAALDGECFEYTDLEYIYKLCLFGKTTQRSKSGGSDVSLGHWYDWVGTGDNKYTKMKYDQGLTCWNGPARSTIVTMSCGTENKLTSVTEPSRCEYAMEFSTPALCNPSSADSADKHDEL, via the exons ATGGATAGTCATCATCAGGCATCGCGTTTGGTGCTCGCGATGTCGGCGAgcctctttctcctcctcctgGCCACGCTGGGCCACGTAGCCGGCTCAGGGGTGTTACAGATTCGCGGTATCCCGGTGGCAAAGAACTCGTTGTATCGTCCGGATCGCGACTTCGAGTGCCTGGATGGCAGCCGGTTAATACCGTTCACGTGGATCAACGACGATTACTGCGACTGCGGGGACAGCAGCGATGAGCCCGGGACGGCGGCCTGTGCCAACGGCTCGTTCTACTGCGAGAACGCCGGACACAAGCCAGCCTACATACCGTCATCGTGGGTCAATGACGGCGTGTGCGATTGCTGTGACACGAGCGACGAATATGCTTCCAGGGCGCACTGTGTAAATAATTGCAACGAGTTGGGTCGGGAAGCGCGATTGGAGCAGCAGAAGGCGGAGCAGTTGGCGCGAGATGGTAACAAGCTGCGCTTGGAGTTAGTGACAAGAGGCAAAACAATCAAGACGGAGCATCAATCGCGTTTGGTGAAGCTAAGAGCGGACTACGCGGAAGCAGAATTAAtgaagaaggagaaggagatATTAAAGACACAGGCTGAGGAACGGGAGAGCTTGGCATTGGAAAAGTACAAACCCGTCGAGCCGGAACAACAACCGGCAACAGAGGAGAAGCCTggcgaagaggaagaggaattGAGTGTCTCCGAAGCGgaagattattttaagatactaGATTCAGATTCCAGTGGTACAATAACAGTGGCAGAATTGCAAACCAGGGCTACGTTCGATAAAAATAGGGATGGGGCTGTGTCGGAAGAAGAAGCACTATATTTCCTCAATGATAAGAAAGAAGTCACTCTGCAAGAGTTTGTAGATATTCCATGGGCAAACATAAAACCTTTCTTAATGTTGGAACAAG GTATGTTTAAAGCGGCagggaataaaaaagaagatgaaCAACAGCCTTTGGATGATTCGGATCatgagagagaggaagaagacgAAGAGACAGAAACTGCAGATACAGAAGAAGAGGaacaagaaaatgaaccaCAGGAACCAGTAGTCCAATATGATGAAGAAACGCAAGCACTCATTGATGAAGCCAATAGCGCTCGCGAACGTTTTCAGGAAACTGTGAAAGCTGTCAACGAATTGCAGTCAGAAATTAGACAGCTGGAGGAAAAACTGGATCGCGATTACGGACCAGAAGAAGAATTCGCAGCGCTCGATGGCGAATGCTTCGAATACACTGATCTAGAATATATCTACAAGCTATGTTTATTCGGTAAAACAACACAGAGATCCAAATCTGGCGGCAGTGACGTCAGTTTGGGTCATTGGTACGACTGGGTAGGAACGGGCGATAACAAGTACACTAAGATGAAGTACGATCAAGGTCTCACTTGCTGGAACGGTCCGGCGCGTTCCACTATTGTCACCATGTCGTGCGGAACAGAGAACAAGCTCACCTCGGTGACGGAACCGAGTCGTTGCGAGTACGCGATGGAATTCTCCACGCCGGCACTCTGCAATCCTAGTTCGGCAGACTCCGCGGACAAGCATGACGAACTGTGA
- the LOC126852187 gene encoding ATP-dependent zinc metalloprotease YME1L — translation MLSLQSHNQVLYHLTQLTLAVTPRTTLYSVQTKKQDESLQKNTEEMAICQDSLEEATKNCTELLEMNLNALSALTMKNKKVVMLDDLAVSIFRRSLEENNKWKVSYLSGLSFADNKRGFPYSLTEPIALPVIHLASKQHYRLLQTWYDKALQNHIPIRTFKSQRSIKMELEQNPTFISRIKKWLGLSSNLHVSSVHEPRSSDFEKLKQIFNNTDVTADEQKRIKMAFVEGYESGLQRQMRGRTMLFKIVLNIIAVSVFLVILIIWLYLSYPGGGIFKLPMSHRIEIDPEDIHITFNDVKGVDEAKQELLNVVEFLKNPDKFSALGGKLPKGVLLVGPPGTGKTLLARAVAGEAGVPFFHVAGPEFDEILVGQGARRVRDLFRAAKEKAPCVVFIDEIDSVGAKRTNSVLHPYANQTINQLLSEMDGFRQNEGVIVLGATNRRKDLDKALMRPGRFDVEIYINKPDYFGRKEILDLYLSRILTHDVDTVYLARCTTGFTGADLENMINQAALRAAIDEADCVTMKHLEYARDKVLMGPEGKLKLRDEEVNRITAYHEAGHALVAFYTKDATPLHKVTIVPRGPSLGHTSYMHEKDVYHITKSQLLANMDSMMGGRAAEELVFGAEKVTTGASSDLVEATKIAEMMVKNYGMSEKVGFRSIIENKKFFGNNTTFAPSTNELIDNEVKRILQESYERAKSILKTHAKEHKQLAEALLQYETLDADDVAAIVNETGLSKRESSADPKRSTKGS, via the exons ATGCTATCTCTTCAATCTCACAATCAG GTTTTATACCATTTAACGCAGCTAACATTGGCAGTCACTCCTAGGACAACTTTATATTCAGTCCAAACTAAGAAACAAGATGAATCTTTACAAAAGAATACAGAGGAGATGGCAATTTGCCAAGACAGTCTTGAGGAG gcaacaaaaaattgtactgAGCTACtggaaatgaatttaaatgcTTTAAGTGCATTAACAATGAAGAACAAAAAGGTTGTAATGTTAGATGATCTAGCTGTCAGTATATTTAGGAGATCTTTGGAAGAGAATAATAAGTGGAAAGTGTCTTATTTATCCGGCCTAAGTTTTGCCGATAACAAACGGGGCTTCCCATACTCGTTGACAGAGCCCATTGCTCTACCTGTTATTCATTTAGCATCAAAACAGCATTATAGACTGTTACAAACATGGTATGACAAAGCATTACAAAATCACATACCAATTCGTACGTTCAAGTCTCAACGTAGTATAAAAATGGAACTTGAGCAAAATCCAACATTCATaagcagaataaaaaaatggcttGGCCTCTCTTCTAATCTTCATGTG AGCTCGGTACATGAACCAAGAAGTTCAGACTTTGAAAAACTAAAACAGATCTTCAACAATACTGATGTAACAGCAGATGAGcagaagagaataaaaatggcTTTTGTGGAAGGATATGAATCTGGATTACAACGGCAGATGCGAGGACGAACAATGTTATTCAAAATTGTGCTAAATATAATAGCTGTATCTGTGTTCCTAGTTATCCTTATAATTTGGCTTTAtc TTAGTTATCCAGGAGGAGGAATATTCAAGCTTCCTATGAGCCATAGAATTGAAATCGATCCCGAGGACAttcatattacttttaatgacGTAAAAGGA gTGGATGAGGCAAAGCAGGAGCTTTTGAATGTAGTggaattcttgaaaaatccCGACAAATTTTCTGCTCTTGGCGGAAAGTTGCCGAAGGGTGTCCTATTGGTCGGTCCACCGGGGACAGGAAAGACATTGTTAGCACGCGCAGTCGCTGGAGAAGCTGGTGTACCGTTCTTCCATGTGGCAGGTCCTGAATTTGACGAAATCTTAGTTGGTCAGGGTGCTCGGCGCGTCAGAGACTTATTCC GAGCGGCGAAAGAAAAAGCACCATGTGTAGTGTTTATTGATGAGATCGATTCCGTGGGTGCAAAAAGAACGAACTCGGTTCTCCATCCTTATGCGAATCAGACAATTAATCAATTACTTTCCGAAATGGATGG CTTTCGCCAAAATGAAGGTGTCATAGTTCTTGGTGCTACAAATAGACGTAAGGATCTCGACAAAGCATTAATGCGTCCAGGGCGTTTTGATGttgagatttatattaataaacctGATTATTTTGGTCGTAAGGAAATACTGGACCTCTACTTATCCAGAATATTGACGCATGATGTTGATACAGTTTATTTGGCACGTTGTACTACTGGATTCACTGGAGCTGATCTCGAAAACAtg ATAAATCAAGCTGCACTACGCGCAGCGATTGATGAGGCGGATTGTGTCACCATGAAACATTTGGAGTATGCTAGGGACAAAGTATTGATGGGTCCTGAAGGCAAGTTAAAGTTACGCGATGAGGAAGTCAATCGTATTACAGCATATCATGAGGCTGGACATGCTCTGGTAGCATTTTACACAAAGGATGCTACGCCACTTCATAAAGTTACTATTGTTCCACGAGGACCATCGTTGGGTcat acTTCTTATATGCATGAGAAGGATGTTTATCATATTACGAAGTCACAATTATTAGCTAATATGGATTCCATGATGGGTGGTAGAGCTGCAGAGGAGTTGGTATTTGGTGCAGAAAAAGTGACGACTGGTGCTTCTTCCGATTTAGTG gaAGCGACAAAGATAGCAGAGATGATggtaaaaaattatggaatgTCAGAAAAAGTGGGCTTTAGATCAATAATAGAGAATAAGAAGTTTTTTGGTAATAACACTACATTTGCTCCAAGCACGAATGAACTTATTGACAATGAAGTAAAACGGATTTTAcag GAATCATATGAGCgtgcaaaatcaattttgaaaacaCATGCAAAGGAACATAAACAGCTAGCAGAAGCATTATTACAGTATGAGACATTGGATGCGGATGATGTAGCTGCTATTGTAAATg AAACGGGACTCAGTAAACGAGAATCATCTGCAGATCCAAAGAGATCGACAAAAGGATCTTAA